Below is a window of Equus quagga isolate Etosha38 chromosome 1, UCLA_HA_Equagga_1.0, whole genome shotgun sequence DNA.
gtcacagagggCTGCCGACCCACGCATGGACGGGTCAGCTGCTTCTCCCACCCCTGGTCACTCTGTGGCTCAAGCATTTGTCATTTTTGGCTCTAAGGAAAAAATATGATTCCAATCTCTAAATCCTCTCCAGTCTCTGCCACACACGTGCAGACTTTTGTAAAGCTGCCTGACCGTTTCAGGGGTGGGTGGAGAAAGTCATTCTGGGCTGAATGGTGGGCTTCTCCATTGGTTCAGCAGATTTTTATTGAGCGTCTACTGTATGCTGGGCactgctgggtgccaggcacccGTGGGGCACAAGACAGCAAACACATCGTCCCAGAACCTGTGGCCAAGGGCCTGCCTCCTGCCGGCATCCTTCCAACCCCACTTCCTTGGGGCACTTCTGCTCCTCAGCTCTGTGCCGGCGGGGAACCCGAGCGGCCTCCGTTGCGGGGCTTAATCCCAGCTCGGCCACTGCGCTGACTTGAGCAAGTTGTTcatcctctctgagtctcagtccaTTCACTCCTCCTGCAGctgtttatggagcacctactctgtgcacCTGCGTTCTGACAGGGGGAGACGCACAGTGGACAACACCCTCCGTAAGCTCTTACGCTGTGAATTGTGTTAGGAGGTGATCCTCCCCTGATGAAAGGAGATGCACGGGAAGAGAGGTGCACTAGAAATGGAAGCAGGGGGCTGCGGCGGGCTTGGCCTCATGAGAAGGTGACAGTGGAGCAAAggcttgaaggaggtgaggggggaCGTGCAGATATGTGCACTCCAGGCAGCGGGCACAGCAAGAGCAGAGGTTCCCAGGTGGGAGCAAGCCTGTCCTGGGGGAGGCATGGGACGGAGGCCAGGGTGGCCAAGGCGCCCCCTCTGGTGGCAGGGGTGGGTAGGGGGGACACGTGTAAAATAGCATGTTAGATGGTGATGAATACTAAGGAGAAACTGGCTTCATCAGTGACGAATCATCAATCCTGGCCCCCAAGGGCCACTGCACCTGCTgagagcctggcccagggccgGGTCCAGGGAAGGGGCATTGGCATTAACCATTCCTGGTACCTGCTGTTGTCCTTGCTCTGAATTGCTGGCTGGTTGTTCTGTGCTCCTGTGTGTGCTATTTGTCTCCAAGACCAGGGACCATGTGCTACGCCTTGAACCCAGTCTGTCTGGAACCCAGAGGGGTCGGTACATATTACAGGCTGGCTTGGGGCTGGTGCAGGATTTCTGGTCAAGCAGACAGAGGAGCTGAGAGGGCCCCCAGGTTTCTCCCCAGAGGTTCCCAGATGTTGGGCTCAGCCTGTGCTCCCTGACTCCCCATGAAGCCTTTCCAGTTCCTAAAGTGGCGAAgtgagggggagggagaatgTGGTGAGTTGAACGTAGGCTAGATGGATTCCGTTTAAAAATTCTGAGACTGTGAACTTCCCACTTTTACGAAATATCCTCTTCTAAACTCATGGCAGCAGTCAATGGCAATTGTTTAAAGTCTTTGCTTGGCAAAATAACAAGCCCAATATGAGTGCCTCTCCCCATTTTTTGGGGGAAATGTTTCTGCATTACCCCAAAGTCTGGGAACCACTGACCTGTTTGTCCCTCAGCTGGACAGATATGGGATCTGTGACCCCAGGAAGTGCCTGGTCTGCTCAGGGCCACGGACAAGAGTTAATTGTCCTGCTTTTGGTCAGCGAATGGAGTGGGGGCAGCAGTAGAGAAGAGCTGAGAGGGAGCCAAGAGGAAGGGAAGTTCTGGGCAGAgccggccggccggccggggAAGAGGGCGGCCACCCAGGCTACGGGAGCTAAGTGGAGGCGGGGCCATGCGCAGTGCATGGGAATGAGGCCCCGATGAGGCTGTGGCCAAGCTGGACCCCAGGGGCTCTGGGgctgccccagcctggctgcTGGAGGCATGGGCCTTGGAGTCCGATAGACTCAGGTTCCAAACCAACTGTGCGCGTCCTCAGTGCCTGGGGACGTCAGAcacgttacttaacctctctggtcctcGTGTTCtcacctatgaaatgggaataacagtgGCTGTGAAGATTTAATGGGAAAGCACCATGCCTGCCGAAAGCAAGGGGGTAATCGGAGCACCCCAACCCAGCAGGTGGGGCCACGTTGGCAGGTGGGTTTCTCCTTCTTTGTCGGGGGCCTGAGTCAACATGGAGGCCCTAGAGCCCTGGAAGGGACGGTATTCTGCCTCACACCCCATCGCACCATTCGCTGCTGAGCCCTGATGGACGGCCCACCGCTAAGGCTCTCAGTGGGTTATCCCCGTTGCGGGGCTGGTACCCAAGGAGTGGGTACCCTTGTGCCCATTTCATAGCTGGTAAGGAGGTGACTGAGACCCAAACCCTGAGTGCTCTGTAGTCATTTCGGTTCTTGTCATCCGCCTATTCTCCTTTAAGTCTCTTGTGGGTCTTCATGACAGTCTGGAAAGGTAGTGAGTTCCCTGTCCTTGGAGATGTGTAAGTACAGACTTGGTCATCACTTAGTAGGAAATAACAGCAAGAATTTAGAAACAGGTTGAGTAATTGACCTAAATAACGTTTAATATAGTTTTGAACGTGAACTTCCTGTAATTTTAGAAGAAGGACCTTATCTTATTGGCCTTGGTTTCATGTGCTCCCTTGATGCCTAGAACAGAGCGCTGTACACTGTGGGCCCTCaatagctgttgaatgaatgaacgaatggagGAGCGACACCCGTGTCTGGTCGGTTCAGTAATGAGGGAAGCGAGGTCCAGAGTAGGAAAGGGGTTTGTGGCCCCGGTGCCAGGATGGGAAGGCACCTTCTGCGTCCCCATCTGAATACAGGTGCCAGGGCTGCCTGAAGATCGGCAACAAGGCACGGAGGATACCTGGCCCTATGCCCGGCGTAGTAGGAGCTTACTAATTGgcagctttttgttttaaagctggATGAGTGCCTGCCGTCTGCTCCTCTTTAAGTGTCGGGGTGAAGGATGCAGGCTCTAAATGAGATGGAGCTGAGTTGAAGCTCTGGCTGTGTGAGCCTCAGCTTCCGCATCTGTACAATGGGAGGCATAAGAGTCGCTGCCTCCTGGGCCCCTGGGAGATCTGAAGAGCGCCTGTGGGTGAGTGCTTCCTTCTGGAGCCTGTTGGCATCTCCTTCTGACCCTCCCCCCAGTCAGTTCTGAAAGGACTGTTTGAGTCTCTCTAAGTATCTGAGGGGAAGTGGGCCCTTCAGATGAGAGGACGCAGGGGGAGGGCAAGCGGCCTCCGCAGCAGTGTGCAGGCATTTTCTGGCTGGAGCAGAGATTCCTAATAGGACCGCTGCTGTTCACTGGGCTCTTGCTGAACGCCAGGAGCCATACGTACAGGCTCCTTGGCTTCTCACACAAGCTCGGGAAGCAGCCACTGTAATTATCCCCATTTGCAGATAAAGCGAGAGGGATACAGAGAGGAATTCATACGGTGGGCCCCAGACCTAAGAAGGTAATGCTGGAACCAGGAGGCTTGTCTTTGGGACTCACGGCTTCACGGCCTCCGAGCCAGGGTCCCTGGGAGGAGGCCCGGGTGCCTGGACTGGTTATTCAGAGGCTGACCGAAGTGGTCAGTCTCCTGGAGCACACCCTCCGGGCCCTGCCCTGAGCTGCTGAGCACACTTCCTCCCCACAGGGTGGACTCTGCGGCTCTGCCTTTGAGGGTTGTCGGGGGGCCAGGACAAACACTGGTGCCTCCTGCCCTGCCCGGCCGAGCCCGGCCACCTGGCGGGAGAGAAGGCACCGGGGCAGTGGGCCCCCATGTCAGTGAGTGTGGCCAGCTGACCCCTTGCTCAACACTGTCCTCTCGCCTCTGTAGGAGTTTCTCTGTGACCAGAAGTACAGTGATGAAGAGAACCTGCCGGAGAAGCTGGCAGCCTTCAAAGGTAAGCTAGGGCTGGTGGCCCTGCCACCCCGGAGAGCCGGGCTGGCTCCTCACAGGCAGGATTCCTTGCCCCACAGGCCCAGGCTGCCGCCCTGGTTCATCCAGCATGCCCCTCTTCCCCGCGGGCTGCGAGGTGGGGGACCCGGCCAGGGGCACAGGCCCTTCCACCTTTCTCCGCACCATCCCAGgcccctcagccctggcctgcaGGCCCcggcctgccctcctccccctggcCGCCTGGCAGGGCTCAGGTTGGCTCCTGTCCGCTGCGGCCCAGGCCCTGCTCGCTCCCGGGGCCCCAGCACACAATCCACTCTTTGTGGCGGCCCTGGCCTCGCCCCCTCCGCGGTGGAGCGCCTCGGGAGCCCCTGCGGAGAATGGACGTTTGTGTCGCCAcagtggggcagggggcagagttTCTGCCCATTGAATGCCGGCAGCACGggatgaaaagaaaacagggcCCAGGAGCCCGCGCGGGGAGGGGGTGGCATAAAGGTCCCTCTGTTCCGGGCCCTGGCGCTTGGTTCCCAGCCAGCAGCTCAAAAGGAGAGGAGCCGTGCACAGAGGAGCAGGACAGACTCACCTTTCCCACCCGGGAGGGGAGAGGCACGCTTAGCATGCGGGGGCCCTGGGCACGCCGGAGGAGCCCAGCGAACATCCTCTAGGCCACAGCCCCCACTGAAGTCTTGGCGGCGTGGGCTCCTCCCTGCTCCAAGGCAGAGCTGCCCGGTGCTCCTCAGATGGTTTACGCCTTCGTGGTCCTTAGACAGGACATCGATGGCTAAGCATTTCTTGGCAGTGACCTTGGGGGTAGCACTTCAAATGCTGTATTGTGAGCTCCCCGGATCATCCCTATCCAGCCGGGAGGGAGATGGTGTGATCttaatttatagatgaagaaactcaggctcagagggGTGGAGTCATTTGCTTGAGGTTGCACAGCTCATCTAGGGCAGAGTTGGGACCTGAACCCATGTTAGTCTTGCTCCAAAGCCCCTGCTCTTTACCATTATGCAATGGtgctttttacattaaaaaaaaaaaaaagaaccagaaccAAGACACCCTGTCCCAGCCCTGTCCCCCGCACCCTGTCCCAGCCGCCCATAGGAGAGCCGTGCCTCGGAGCAGTCCATTCCCTTCTTTCTGGATACCAGCGGGGTCACTCTTCAGAGGTGgctctgggaggaggggcagaggtcTTGGGGTCTAATGTCCACTCTCCTTGTCTTCTTTGGGATGTAGGGTTGGGTTCCTTGGGGCTGGCTAGGACCATAGTAAGTTGGCTTGGAAGTGAAGGGACTGAGGAGGTCTTCAGATTATTCACTCATCTGATCTCCAGGAATGTTTACTGCGCCAGGCCCCGCTCCAGGCCTGGGGATGGCGGAGAACACACAGACCAGAGGGCCCTGCCCCGGGCAGCTCGGGCAGCTCGTGTTccagtggggaggggatggggaataGAGTGCAGGAAATGCCGAGCCTGCCAGATGGCAGTAGGTGCTTTGTGGGGGTGGCAGTGCCCAGTTAGAGAGGCTGGAGGTCCTGAAGGCATGAGGAGGGGCCCTGAGAATCCCCAGAGGACCAGTCCAGCAGCCCCCCTCTCCCGCAGACGCTCACGAAGCGGGTGGAGGCGACGGTGGCTCCCAGACTGCCGGGAGGACCTTGGCCTTCTCACGCTGGCCACTCTGTGCAGAATAGACCCTGCCCTGAGGGCCCTGCTCTTCTGTGGCTGGGGCCACCTGCCCAAGACCACAGACCTTGTTTGCACACACTGCCTGTGTCAGAAGATGCTGAACGCGTTGCTCTGTGTTGTCCTCCCTCACTGCTGACGTCCCCTGGACCCCTTGATCGGGGAAGTCTAACTCAAAGCCTATAGGTGAGGTTTGGGGGGAGGCTCTGTGTATCCCTGGACACTGTATGTGCCACTTTGTGGTTAAGGGCAGGTCCACAGGTGTTTCTCCTGGGAGAGCATCAGATTCTCGGTGGTGCCCACGACCCCCCAAAAGGTACAGAACCACAAGGACTCtttaaagcagtggttcccaCGCCTGGCTGCCCATCGGAATCGCTGGAGACTCTGAAACACACCagttcctgcccccaccccacccttcccacGGCTGGGAATCTATTCTAGTCACTTTGCAGCCAGTTTGAATGCAGCCAGCCTGCTGGTGGAGACCTGGGAGCAAGCAGCTGCCCTCTTGGGCAGAGGGTCAGAGTGGCCCCCTGGGCGCCTTTCTCCACAGCGCCTGTGGGAGAGGGGTGCAGGCAGGGTGAGCTCTTTCTCCAGAGACGATGACTGAGATGACTGAACTCATGTCAAGATCCCCGAGCAGGGTGAGGAAGGTGGTCACTGGGTCCCTGCTTCCAAGCTAATGCCGGTTTTTGCTCTGTGATTTGCAGAGAAGTACATGGAGTTTGACCTGAACAATGAGGGCGAGATTGGTGAGTGAGGCCTCCagtgggctgggagaggagggtgtTCAGTGGATAGAGGGTTCGAGGGTCCAGAGAGCCCCACCGACCCACCTGCGTGGATGAGGGACATGAGTCGCTCTCAGGAGTGCGACGAGGACACTGCAGCCACCCCAGTGGGCTAACCTTGAGCCCGTCTGCCTTCTCCCCTGGACCCACTACCCCCAAactcctctccccacttcttccctccccacccacctccctgccACTCCTCAGCCTCCCACCCCAGATGCTCGGGGGACATAGGACAGAGGGCGCCACCCCTGCCCGGGCTGGAGATGCTCAGGCTGCTGACGCCCTGGCCTAGGGGCTGGCGTTTCCTTTGTCCCCAAGCCTGTCCTTCGCTTTGTATGCTGTCCTGCAGTTGACAGGGTGCTTTCAAACGTTGATTCCCTCCTCCAACAGACCCTGCCTGTGTCCTGCTCTCCAGGTGCTGGGGGTGACAAGCGCCTGTCCCCTGGCACTTATGTTTAAGACCATATCTTGACCTTTACCGGTAATGCTATGACATAGTCAGGGCCTGTtgaattatccccattttacagatggggaaacagaggctcagaaaggtgaaacGACTTGCTTGGTGCACCTGGGGGTTAGTGGCAGGTCCagggcccagagcccagcctTTTGTTTCGGGATGGGTTTTCCCTCCTCCGTTTCACCCTGAACTTGCAGTGTTGTCACTGCCACCAGTGTTTCCATTCCTCCCcgtcctctctccttcttctctcttttgaatcTTTTGATCCTTGTCTTCtgtaggaaaaacattttttggattatcaaatgaatgcattttcatcataaaagtttttggaaaacaCAGCAAAGCACAAGACAAAAATACCTCATCCAGCACCCCACCTCCTGGAAATAACCGCTGTACTGTCTTGGGTTATAGCCTTCCACTCCGTTCTAATCACTAAGCCTGCTTTATACAATTCtagaactttctttctttttatatgtaaCTTAACTTTGTGAGTATTTTGATATATGAAtaacttttcttttgaaatgtaattaatggctgcataatattccattgtgggaTGGACTATAATTTACTCAGCCAACGCCTTAGTATCGCCCATTTAGAGATGTCCAGTTTTAGCTATTATTGATAATCCTGTGAAGAACATCTCTGTGCATGAATCTTTGTCCACGTCgctgattatttctttagagtAAATCTCAGGAATGAGACATTCTGGGTCAGAGGCTTTTGAAGCATcttgccaaactgccttccagatTTAGAGTCCAATTTAGAGTCTGGCCAGCCGTGTGGCAAGACCTTTCACTTCTTCCTGTAGAATGCTGCCCAGCTTTCTTTGAAATGCCCTGGACATCCTGGCACCCAGGGGTCTGGCAGCagtcctccccaccctgcctctcGGGTGAGCTGGCGCACCTCTCCCCCAGAAATCAGCCCCCCGCTTCACCCCCACTCCGCCATCCTTTGCTGACCCATTGTTCATGGAACAATCTGAAGGAAATTGCCTCAGGTCTTGGGAGCTGGGAGGTCAGAGGCAGCAGCTCCTTAGGGTGTAGTGCCTTTTTGGTGCCTCCcttgtttttcttgaattttgttcttttgttggtcTTCCTGCTCTGCGGGATATTTTTGGTACTCTCTTCCTTCCAGCGAGGTGGAGCCTTAGGACTGCAGCGGGGGAGTGGCAGGTGGGGAGAGCTGCCCCCCAGCACCTGGAGAGTGACTTTCGAAGGCTAGGGTCAGGCCGACTCCCTGACCCGGCCTCACTGGGCAGTGACTTCTTGGGTCGCTGGAGCAGCGGGCACACAGCTCCCCCTAACCCCTAACCCCGGGGGAGCAGCAGAGATGACAACAGTAGAGTGAAGAATAGCGGCTCCGTTACTAAGCACCTGCTTTGTGGCAGGTTCTTCTCATGTATCATACCCCTAGATGATCCCATCAACCCGTTTTACCACTGATGAGAATAGggcttcagagaggttaagcagttTGCCCCAAGTCCCACAGCCAGGCATAGCAGAGCTGGATTCCAAGCCAAGTCTGTCCCTCTGTAGAAGCCCATGTCCCTAACCACTAGTCCATACTGCCTCTGGACAGAGCAGGGAGGGTGTGATGGGCTCATTCTCCCTAGAGGAGAAAGGCCTTTGACTGCAGTCTCCAGGGAGGGGCTATCCTGCTGGACTTCTTCTGGGTGTGGGTGCCAGAGGGGAGCTTTGCCAGCTTCCTCGCTCAGCCTTGTCGCCACTTAACGGATCTGCTTTTCCTCCGGCAGACCTGATGTCTTTAAAAAGGATGATGGAGAAGCTTGGGGTCCCCAAGACCCACCTGGAGATGAAGAAGATGATCTCAGAGGTGACAGGTGGGGTCAGCGACACCATCTCCTACCGAGACTTTGTGAACATGATGCTGGGGAAGCGGTCAGCTGTCCTCAAGCTGTGAGTTCATCCCCTCCCCGCTACCCCCAGGGCCTCCGAAGGCACAGTCACTGGGTGTGGAGAGGCCCCCGGCTCGGGCACCTCAGCCGGTCCCCAGCCAGGAGGTCATTCACTGTGCGACCTGCTGGGCAaggttcttaatttctctgaccCTGATTTCCTTATCTCTTAAATGGCCACGTTAATACGCACCTTGCAGGTGAAAgtagcctgtgtcagaatcaGCCCTCAGTAGGTGGCGATGAGGATGACAACAACGATGATAAATCTACTGTCGAAACttgctgagcttcagtttcctcatttgtaaagtgactCTTCTGCCCCGCGGGGTTGTTTTGAGCCTAACACAGAGTTAAAAACTGGCTCTAAAGGGACGGAGAGTTCAAATCTTGATGTGCTCACTTGCTACCAAAATGACTCTGGGCAAATGACCTTAggtccctgagcctcagtttcttcacctgtaagaTAGAGAGGACAATAAGTATCTCGTGTGAAGTGGTGCCCTGAGGCTTAATGAGGTAACACACGTGAAGAGTCTAGCCCAGGACTGGCTGATGGCTCCTGGTGTATGGTGGCCAAAATCACACTCCGTAGGTCCTTCCCCATGAGGAGCTGCAGAGCAACTCCCTGGAGAGCCTTGTGGTGTCTGTCCAAGCCGAGAAGGACACTGGCTTGGCTTTTATGAAAGAAGAGTAACTTTTTTCTAAAtgtacaaatgtaaaataaacctGTCCCATTTTAAAGAGGGGAGAAGTTGAGGCCGAAGGAAGCTGAGTAACTTGCTCATGAGCCCACAGTCCAGGCCGGTCAGAGCTTTGAGTGTAGGGTGGGACGGGGCAGGAGATGTGGTGGGAAAACCATCATCAGATCACACTGCGCCCGAGAGGCCAGGTGGCAGCAATGAGAGCGATGAAACTATTCAAACGACACCTAAGATGTGGGGACttttaccatgtgtcaggcactggttCACCCATTGACTCCTTAGATTtgtcattcattaattcagcaaatatttaccgAGCACCACCCATGTTCCAGGAattattctaggtgctggggacacatgAATTGctggcctcatggagcttacgGCCTAATggcagaaaacagacaaaaaacccaaaaaaccccaaagcacTAGATTGCACTGGTGtagtacaaagaaaaataaagggcaagaggagcagagagggatgGGATAGCCGGCAGGGAAGATCTCACTGAGGAGGCACATTTGATCAGAGCCCTGAGCGAGGGAGATGTGAAGAGATGAGCCATGTAAAGATCTcgggaaaagcattccaggcagacgaaacagcaaatgcaaaggccctgaggcagaatcGTGCTTGTATGCTCAAGGACCAGCACAGGGGCCAGTGTGTCTGGAGCACAGTGAGTGAAGGATGAGTCTGCAGAGATGGGCAGAGGCCAGGTGACGTGGGGCTGTGTAGGCCACGGTTGGATTTAGCATTTTGTATGAACGTGGAGGGATGCGATTGGAGTTATCAGAGCCAGGGGCTGACTTTTAAAAGGCTCCCTGTGGCTGGGTCAGGGGTGACAGTGGCAGCAGGGAGGCCTGTAGGAGGCTCGTGCGCTCGCACAGGTAAGAGCTGAGGCCGCTGGGCCTGGAGAGGCTGCAGTGGAGGGGCAGGCGCTACTGGAATTGGGAGTGATTTTGGAGGTAGAGCTGGAAGGCTTGTCTAAATGCCCAGACGTGGGGTGTGAAGGAAAACCAGGAGGTCTGGGGTCTGAGGAACTGAGTGAGTCATGACGCTGTTTGCTTTGCGGGAAGAGCAGGCAGGGAAGGTGAGAATTAAGAGCTCAGTTTTTGATGTGTTGATGTGGACATCCACAGGGAGGTCCAGGAGGGAGCTGGATGTGCAAATCTGGAGCTCAGAGGCAAGCTGCTGGTGGACTGTCACCCTTTGGATGGGATTTAAAGCCAGGGGACTGGAAGAGCCCACCCAAGGAGGGACTACAGATGGAGGGGGGCACTGATGCCTGGAGCAGCTCCAGGATGTGGCACTTCCGGTGCCCTCACTTCCAGATGGAAGCACTGAGCGTCCGTGGGGTTGGGTGTCTTGCCTGAGTCGCCCAGCTCAGAAGTAATAGGGCTGGGACTCCAATCCAGGCTGTTTCCCTCCAGAGGCCACACCCTGAGCCCCAATCTTCTACTCCCTCGACTCTGCTCTCAGAGCAGTGGGAGTTTGTGAAGATCCGAAGGGGCTTTGAGCAGAGCCGTGGCCCAGGCAGCGCAGTTAGGGGAAGGTGCGTGGCCTACAAGTCAAAGATCTGGAGTCCCCTCCTGCCTCGGACTGCCTGTGTGGCTCTGAGGAGTCACACGgccgctctgtgcctcagtttcctcctctgtaaagtgggactAGCAGCCCCTTCCACATAGCTGCCTTCATGGGATTCCAAGAAGATTCCACTAGAGGGTGGATGCAAGGGCATTCTGTTGAGAAGCCTGTGACGGGAGGGCTGGGATGATCTTTTCTTGGATGAGGGAAGGGTCTtaatcctgttttgttttgttttttctccatctccaaaccAGAGTCATGATGTTTGAAGGAAAAGCCAATGAGAGCAGTCCCAAGCCAGTCGGCCCCCCTCCAGAGAGAGACATTGCCAGCCTGCCCTGAGGATCCCTGTCTGGACCTGCCCCACCCTTCCCATCCCTGTTCCTCCTCCTGACCTCGCTGCCCTCTCGACTCATTGTGATTTGTCTTATTTGTTTGGTccttgtgccccccccccccccgccggccATTGGCAGAATCAGTGATCTCTTTGTAAAGCACAAATTATCTGCCTTAAGGAGCTCTGGGTTGGGGAATCCTGAGCCTTGggtcccctccctctcttctctcctccttcccctctccctgtgcAGAGGGGCTGATATCAAACCAAAAACCAGAGGGGCAGAGCCGGGACAGGGAGACTGGAAGCCTGTGATCCCCACGCTGCAAGCCGGCACTGTCCATCCTTCCAGGAGGTCTCTGAGCCAAGTCCAGGCTTGCTGGCCTGGCCCTGGTGAGGACCTCAGCCCACTTTGAGGAGACCCTGGAGTAGGGACAAGGCTGCAGGGCCCCGTTAGGCTTTCCTTGGACAGCTCTGTGGTTCCAGCCCTCTTGGGTTGTCCAGAACATGGCCACTCggtggccccctccccagccgATTCCCCCTCAGTCCACGCTTTTTCTCGTCCTCAAtgaggtgagaggagagaaggagaggggctTGGCAACTTGAGCCCTTCAAGAAGGTTCAGGAAGGAATCCTCTGGCTTGCCCCCTGGCCACACCTTTACAGGCAACTCAGAGGGAGGGGCAGCCTGCCAGCCCTTGCTGGGGCAGCAAAGGGCTTCGGAGGTAGAGGGGAGGTCAGGGGCCTTGAAGGCGTCAGCTCAGTCTAGTCCCACATTTTAGGAAGGATGCTGGGGGCAACAGGATAGGAGAATGGGGATTAAAATGCTCATGGCAAAAAGAGTTAGCACCACTGTTAAGccaagagctcagaaataggAGATTGCCTTTCTGATCCCAATCTGCTTGAAACCTGACTGCACTTCCCTCATTTGCCTTCCCATCGTACTCACacccttcattcattccttcattcactcagtcattcaacagatatttattgaccacctattATAAGCTTTAAGTCCCCCCACTTTGTCCTGACATGTGCTGTGTCCACTGTCTCTTACTCATCTCTCTGTTTCCAAATTGCCTAAAACCTTGAGCTTGAGGATTGGATTGGGGTCACTGTGTCCTTTATTATAGACTCACAGGGTTTTAGAGCCCAGATCCACCCTGTACATTATCTGAGCCAGTCCTctcatttcacagctgagaaaactggTGGTCCACAGGGATTAAGTGCCTTGCCCAAGCTCAGGGGTCAATCTGGCATGGAAGATGCCCTGCCCATGCTTCATCTCTGCTCTCGGCTGCCTCAGTCAGGGAGGAAAAcaagggaaggggcagggaggggcacaCTCCCAGGTCAATACCTGGGGAAGGCCCAGGCCAGGACTCACCCTTCCCAGTGCCTCTGAGTCAGCATCAGGGTTTGGGAAAGGGCCAGGCCTGCCTTTGCAATTTTGCCTTCCCTAGAGCTTCTCGGCCAAGCTACGTCTCAGAACTCACACAGGAAGGTGTCACACTCAGCCCCATCTTGGCTGAGCAGAGACCCCAGCCTTGACCCCACCTGTGTTTTGGAGTCCCTTATCCTGCCCGCTCAGGACATAGATGCACTCATCCATTGAccatatttattaagtgcctgctaTGGGCCAAGAGCTAAGAACCCAGTAATGAAATGGACAGACTCATGGAATTTAGCGTCCCGTGGTGAAGTCAGACCTAGACGATGATGAGTGAGATGAACGTTAGGAAAGAGGGGGATATGGGCTGACTGCAGTGCAATTCTAGGGGGCCCAGCTGGGCCC
It encodes the following:
- the AIF1L gene encoding allograft inflammatory factor 1-like isoform X2, which encodes MSVALSNRFQGGKAFGMLKARQERRLAEINREFLCDQKYSDEENLPEKLAAFKEKYMEFDLNNEGEIDLMSLKRMMEKLGVPKTHLEMKKMISEVTGGVSDTISYRDFVNMMLGKRSAVLKLVMMFEGKANESSPKPVGPPPERDIASLP
- the AIF1L gene encoding allograft inflammatory factor 1-like isoform X1, which encodes MSVALSNRFQGGKAFGMLKARQERRLAEINRNPRAIPSGKSWTWLAGHLCPGPSAGNGGPLRPDPGTLQEFLCDQKYSDEENLPEKLAAFKEKYMEFDLNNEGEIDLMSLKRMMEKLGVPKTHLEMKKMISEVTGGVSDTISYRDFVNMMLGKRSAVLKLVMMFEGKANESSPKPVGPPPERDIASLP